A stretch of the Aminipila terrae genome encodes the following:
- a CDS encoding HD-GYP domain-containing protein — MKMSLETIKVGMSVGQDLYTESGQLITPNNTLVTPELLAKLKKFKISCVEMNPDGLEDQLDVNIFDIRNTPGFKSFQSESAEAKESLTSSLDKILQDDPDNIHIDMVKNLSTLLYESNKTNLNLIDMVYSMHEYSDTIYTHSVNVGMIASHLGHWLNLPDDDIKLLVTCGLFHDIGKLLIPKEILDKPGKLTPEEYKIMQSHTTKGFELLNQFDDIDYRVKKVALLHHERCDGTGYPMHFGSNELDKYSKIIAIADAYEAMTSERSYREPICPFTVVNYFEKEGLHKFETKYVLKFINKILNSYLHTKVLLSNGKEATVIMINRNIKSRPLVKIDDGEFLDLAVTPEISIVKMIS, encoded by the coding sequence ATGAAAATGTCATTAGAAACCATCAAAGTCGGTATGTCTGTAGGTCAGGATTTATACACAGAAAGTGGACAGCTTATAACACCAAACAATACATTGGTTACGCCCGAATTACTGGCAAAGCTGAAGAAATTTAAAATAAGTTGTGTTGAAATGAATCCCGACGGTCTGGAAGATCAGTTGGATGTAAATATTTTTGATATAAGGAATACGCCTGGTTTTAAATCTTTTCAAAGTGAAAGCGCAGAGGCAAAAGAAAGCTTAACTTCTTCACTTGACAAGATTTTACAGGATGATCCGGACAATATTCACATTGATATGGTCAAAAATTTAAGTACCTTGTTATATGAAAGCAATAAAACCAATCTTAATCTAATCGATATGGTTTACAGTATGCACGAATACTCAGACACCATATATACCCACTCTGTAAATGTAGGTATGATTGCCAGTCACTTGGGTCATTGGCTGAACTTACCAGACGATGATATAAAACTTCTTGTGACTTGTGGTCTTTTCCATGATATTGGGAAGCTTCTTATCCCCAAAGAAATCTTAGACAAACCCGGAAAACTTACCCCTGAGGAATACAAAATCATGCAATCCCATACAACAAAGGGGTTTGAACTTTTAAATCAGTTTGACGATATCGACTACCGTGTTAAAAAAGTTGCCCTGCTCCATCATGAAAGATGTGACGGAACGGGATACCCTATGCATTTTGGCAGCAATGAATTAGACAAATATTCTAAGATTATAGCCATTGCTGATGCTTATGAAGCTATGACCTCTGAAAGGTCCTATCGGGAGCCAATATGTCCTTTTACTGTTGTAAACTATTTTGAAAAAGAAGGATTACATAAATTTGAAACAAAATACGTATTGAAATTTATAAATAAGATATTAAATTCATATTTACATACAAAGGTTCTTTTAAGTAATGGAAAAGAAGCCACAGTAATTATGATAAACAGAAATATTAAATCAAGACCTCTTGTAAAAATTGATGATGGGGAATTTCTGGATTTGGCAGTAACCCCTGAAATCAGCATTGTTAAAATGATAAGCTAA
- a CDS encoding DUF6323 family protein, translated as MKQNFPLELIQVQKIQAMEELRECNELTIGYGLQLSENQIKELVEKRFEALLENGRIEFGQGILKKLVTEFCDSPYIFQETYEDTLLELQDCFYYFKNESMDLISDDELISFMKHHFDGKCQGSLEYLSGTSLEELCRNTRYGYETDDTDIYGHSF; from the coding sequence ATGAAACAAAATTTTCCACTGGAATTGATTCAGGTACAGAAAATCCAAGCAATGGAGGAGCTAAGAGAATGTAATGAGTTAACCATAGGATATGGATTGCAACTATCAGAGAATCAAATAAAAGAGCTGGTAGAAAAACGCTTTGAAGCTCTTCTGGAAAACGGCCGCATTGAATTTGGTCAGGGTATACTGAAAAAACTGGTCACTGAGTTCTGCGACTCACCATATATTTTCCAGGAAACCTATGAGGATACTCTGTTAGAGCTGCAGGACTGTTTTTACTATTTTAAAAATGAATCGATGGATTTAATTTCAGATGATGAACTTATCTCATTTATGAAACATCACTTTGATGGAAAATGTCAGGGGTCACTGGAATATTTAAGTGGAACATCACTGGAGGAACTGTGCAGAAATACTAGATATGGCTATGAAACCGATGATACAGATATATATGGGCATTCATTTTAG
- a CDS encoding DUF6179 domain-containing protein, translating into MKEKNTNYLVSLFYQNPQEESFTEAEMKTVRYNLISLLGERTDRYTMNESSSVPIEKAEELLKSICFTIGLVVKKQGNSSLKTENMSTLLKSGWNIIETKLEEGKELLKQVTESGVITENISYRDTVQGIEKFFTRYDYRFFAHEIPCDIDYQLCIPLSDHVMGVEYINEYLFRLLMENRFCKHFKKEIMVQLLQCYCPDYRELLINVFEPVAMNAMGCALANKDVRDLDISDYDRKNILRVLENWPEEEVDEQLSKVVDVICSQLDIKDDRLHNYLYQALLVQYPRVQNQVHLKKLEGIFLSLAGENQEGKITSEYEDGEMMDDEQLRALIDAINNSGPASDKIKLVKQHIHSLRDMTEILNICFWEEEIMELLQSFSDTELVLLQEYVKNKPALWKSETGWEIQLENLINNIR; encoded by the coding sequence ATGAAGGAAAAAAATACAAATTATTTAGTATCGCTATTTTACCAGAATCCACAGGAAGAAAGCTTTACTGAAGCAGAAATGAAAACTGTCAGATATAACCTTATATCCCTGCTTGGAGAAAGAACCGACAGATATACCATGAATGAAAGCAGTTCTGTTCCCATAGAAAAGGCGGAGGAACTTTTAAAATCAATCTGTTTTACCATAGGATTAGTAGTTAAAAAACAGGGCAATTCTTCCCTTAAAACAGAGAATATGTCCACACTGCTTAAATCGGGGTGGAATATTATCGAAACCAAGCTTGAAGAAGGAAAAGAACTTCTTAAACAGGTGACAGAGAGCGGAGTAATAACAGAAAACATTTCATATAGGGATACAGTACAGGGAATTGAAAAATTCTTTACAAGATATGATTACCGTTTTTTTGCACATGAGATTCCATGTGACATTGATTATCAGCTTTGTATTCCCTTATCTGACCATGTGATGGGGGTAGAATATATTAATGAATATCTGTTCCGATTATTGATGGAAAATCGCTTCTGCAAACATTTTAAAAAAGAAATAATGGTCCAGCTTCTCCAGTGTTACTGCCCGGATTATAGAGAATTGCTTATCAATGTATTTGAACCTGTTGCTATGAATGCTATGGGGTGCGCCCTGGCAAACAAAGATGTAAGGGATTTGGATATCTCAGATTATGACAGAAAAAACATATTGAGGGTATTAGAAAATTGGCCAGAGGAGGAAGTTGATGAACAACTTAGCAAAGTAGTAGATGTCATTTGTAGTCAGCTTGATATAAAGGATGACCGTCTGCATAATTATTTATACCAGGCCTTGCTTGTTCAGTATCCAAGGGTTCAGAATCAGGTGCACTTAAAGAAGCTGGAAGGGATTTTTTTATCTCTGGCTGGAGAAAATCAAGAAGGTAAAATAACCAGTGAGTATGAAGATGGTGAAATGATGGATGATGAGCAACTGCGAGCATTAATTGATGCCATAAACAACTCTGGGCCTGCTTCAGATAAAATAAAACTAGTAAAACAGCATATTCACAGCCTGAGGGATATGACGGAAATTTTAAATATCTGCTTTTGGGAGGAGGAGATTATGGAACTGCTTCAATCATTCAGTGATACGGAACTGGTATTACTTCAGGAGTATGTTAAGAACAAACCTGCCCTTTGGAAATCTGAAACTGGTTGGGAAATTCAGCTAGAAAACCTGATAAATAATATAAGGTAG
- a CDS encoding peptide chain release factor 3, protein MANKQLTEEIQKRRIFGIISHPDAGKTTLTEKLLLHGGAIREAGAVKGRHNAKFSTSDWMEIEKQRGISVTSSVMQFEYNGKVISIMDTPGHNDFGEDTYRILTSVDSAVMVIDGAKGIETQTKKLFKVCSMRGIPIFTFINKMDREAMDPLESMEELEEVLGMPSVAVTWPIGCGLNFQGIYDRLENVVYLYKIGKTIELGESGVFGPELEEYLTINNLNNLRSEIELIEGAGNDFDLKEISNGKLSPVFFGSALADFGVTPFLNHFLAMSPAPGPRKTTEGVIDPAEEEFSGFIFKIQANMNPAHRDRIAFLRICSGTFERGMTVTLSRTGKPIKLSQSTQLMANERETIDKAYAGDVIGIYDTGTYQIGDTLTTKKESVYFEPLPTFPPELFARVTPTNSLKAKHFQKGVEQLAQEGAIQVYHNQYNEIIIGAVGALQFEVFEYRLKNEYNSDILMENLDFSVVRWLNTADIDYVKSCLDSRCMLVFDHFERPLILFANQFTLNYFVERYKDIELIEALNVNSTLK, encoded by the coding sequence ATGGCAAATAAGCAATTAACTGAAGAAATTCAAAAACGCCGCATCTTTGGCATTATCTCACATCCAGATGCTGGTAAAACTACATTAACAGAAAAACTTTTACTGCACGGTGGTGCAATACGAGAAGCAGGTGCTGTAAAGGGCCGTCATAATGCTAAATTTTCTACTTCTGACTGGATGGAAATTGAAAAGCAGCGTGGAATTTCTGTTACTTCATCAGTCATGCAGTTTGAATATAACGGAAAAGTAATCTCTATTATGGATACACCCGGCCATAACGATTTTGGTGAAGATACTTACCGTATTCTTACTTCCGTAGACAGTGCTGTAATGGTTATTGACGGCGCCAAAGGTATAGAGACCCAGACAAAGAAACTTTTTAAAGTTTGCAGTATGCGTGGTATTCCCATTTTTACATTTATAAATAAGATGGACCGTGAAGCCATGGATCCACTGGAATCAATGGAAGAACTGGAAGAAGTTCTGGGCATGCCTTCTGTAGCTGTGACCTGGCCTATTGGATGTGGACTGAACTTCCAGGGCATTTACGACAGATTAGAAAATGTGGTTTATCTTTATAAAATTGGGAAAACCATTGAACTTGGTGAATCTGGAGTATTCGGTCCTGAACTGGAAGAATATCTGACTATAAATAACCTCAACAATCTGCGTTCAGAAATTGAATTAATTGAAGGGGCTGGAAATGATTTTGATTTAAAGGAAATAAGTAATGGAAAATTATCTCCGGTGTTTTTTGGATCTGCACTGGCAGACTTTGGTGTGACTCCATTTTTAAATCATTTCTTAGCTATGTCACCTGCTCCAGGACCACGAAAAACAACGGAAGGAGTAATTGATCCAGCAGAAGAAGAGTTCAGTGGCTTTATATTTAAAATTCAGGCTAATATGAATCCTGCCCACAGAGACCGTATTGCATTTCTTCGTATATGTTCTGGTACTTTTGAGCGTGGTATGACGGTTACACTTTCCCGAACAGGAAAGCCTATTAAACTGAGTCAGTCCACCCAGCTTATGGCAAATGAAAGAGAAACCATCGACAAAGCTTATGCCGGCGATGTTATAGGAATATATGACACAGGTACCTACCAGATTGGAGATACCTTAACAACAAAAAAGGAATCCGTGTATTTTGAGCCGCTGCCAACCTTCCCACCGGAATTGTTTGCAAGGGTTACACCAACTAATTCTCTTAAAGCCAAACATTTTCAAAAAGGAGTAGAACAGCTTGCACAGGAAGGTGCTATCCAGGTTTATCATAATCAATATAATGAAATTATTATCGGAGCGGTAGGTGCACTGCAGTTTGAAGTATTTGAGTATCGTCTGAAAAATGAATATAACTCGGATATCCTTATGGAAAATCTGGACTTCAGTGTAGTCCGCTGGTTAAATACAGCGGATATCGATTATGTAAAAAGCTGCCTGGATTCAAGATGTATGCTGGTGTTTGACCACTTTGAACGTCCTCTGATACTTTTTGCAAATCAGTTTACTCTAAATTATTTTGTGGAACGATATAAGGATATTGAACTAATAGAAGCCCTCAATGTAAACAGCACATTAAAATAA
- a CDS encoding HD domain-containing protein, whose translation MRNKNENLNKKIHFESYLEQICSHRNYEQLKKYIQHGNTSVYDHSVKVAYYSLRTAESLGINGHKEELVRGALLHDYFFYDWHIKDKSHRMHGFKHPYSALKNAQCDFELTDREKNIILRHMFPLVPIPPTCVEGWIVCFVDKYCSLLETLFINDR comes from the coding sequence ATGAGAAACAAGAATGAAAATCTGAACAAAAAAATACATTTTGAATCTTATTTAGAACAGATATGTTCCCACAGGAACTATGAACAATTAAAAAAGTATATTCAGCATGGAAACACTTCTGTTTATGATCATAGTGTAAAAGTAGCATACTACAGTTTAAGAACAGCAGAATCACTGGGAATTAATGGGCATAAAGAGGAATTAGTGCGGGGAGCACTGCTGCATGACTATTTTTTCTATGACTGGCATATCAAAGACAAATCCCACAGAATGCATGGCTTTAAGCATCCATATTCAGCATTAAAAAATGCACAGTGTGATTTTGAACTGACTGACAGAGAGAAAAACATCATCCTAAGACACATGTTTCCACTGGTTCCCATACCACCCACCTGCGTAGAGGGGTGGATTGTATGTTTTGTGGACAAATACTGTTCCTTGCTGGAAACGCTATTTATTAACGACCGGTAA
- a CDS encoding B3/B4 domain-containing protein → MGKFIIKEDFWELFPQAEIAIILAKGIKNSMEDNEDIYPDVIEMLGKSNQEARKFLTEEVFSENKVISVWRKAYQQFKTKKGVRCSIEALLKRVDKGSEVGPINALVDIYNSVSLRYGLPCGGEDIDTFVGDMILTKADGTELFLALGDEEYENALPGEVVYKDEEGVVCRCWNWRDGQRTMLTEDTVNAFLIIESVDPDRSQDVRKATEELADLTKKFLGGTTEITYMNINNRELVIK, encoded by the coding sequence ATGGGTAAGTTTATCATCAAAGAAGATTTCTGGGAGCTGTTTCCCCAGGCAGAAATAGCTATAATTCTGGCTAAAGGGATAAAAAACTCTATGGAGGATAATGAAGATATTTATCCTGACGTGATAGAAATGCTGGGAAAAAGCAACCAGGAGGCCAGAAAATTTCTTACGGAAGAAGTATTCAGCGAAAATAAGGTTATTTCAGTGTGGCGTAAAGCATATCAGCAGTTTAAAACAAAAAAGGGAGTTCGATGCTCTATTGAGGCTTTATTAAAAAGAGTTGATAAAGGGTCTGAGGTGGGACCAATCAATGCACTGGTAGATATTTACAACTCTGTGTCCCTTCGATATGGGCTACCTTGCGGAGGGGAAGATATAGATACTTTTGTGGGTGATATGATTTTAACCAAAGCAGATGGCACTGAACTTTTCCTGGCTTTAGGCGATGAAGAATATGAAAATGCTCTTCCGGGAGAAGTTGTCTACAAGGATGAGGAAGGTGTGGTATGCAGATGCTGGAACTGGAGGGACGGGCAAAGGACCATGCTTACAGAGGATACTGTAAATGCATTTTTAATCATAGAATCCGTAGATCCAGATAGAAGTCAGGATGTAAGAAAAGCCACAGAAGAACTTGCAGATCTTACAAAAAAGTTTCTAGGAGGAACTACGGAAATAACATATATGAATATTAATAACAGAGAATTAGTTATTAAGTAA
- a CDS encoding amidase domain-containing protein: protein MIEYNKINASRYGIQFGSKFENRIFKRMTEDCTNFISQCIWAGYGGTDGYSLSRPEDIRALRNRAANMYRQTPLWYGLEFKSLEEFGSMPFIRVEDFWNYVVNNDSSGPRAIGYNNGKHWTELDVDVEQGDVIQFYHEDVQRYAHSAIVVSETKQNIVDSMEGVFVAQHSADFSYRPLVDAFNANCDIGTCKMRLLKFVPAYF from the coding sequence ATGATAGAATATAACAAAATAAATGCCAGCAGATATGGAATTCAATTTGGTTCTAAATTTGAAAATAGAATTTTTAAAAGAATGACAGAGGATTGCACAAACTTTATATCTCAATGTATCTGGGCAGGATATGGGGGCACAGATGGATATTCACTGTCAAGGCCTGAAGATATAAGAGCACTCCGAAACAGAGCTGCCAATATGTATCGTCAGACCCCTCTTTGGTATGGGCTTGAATTCAAATCTCTTGAGGAATTTGGATCAATGCCATTTATACGTGTGGAAGATTTCTGGAATTATGTGGTCAATAACGACAGCAGTGGTCCCAGAGCCATAGGATACAATAATGGGAAACACTGGACTGAATTAGATGTTGATGTTGAACAAGGGGATGTTATTCAGTTTTACCACGAAGATGTTCAAAGATATGCTCATTCAGCCATTGTAGTATCTGAAACCAAACAAAACATTGTGGATTCCATGGAAGGCGTCTTCGTGGCTCAGCATTCCGCTGACTTCAGTTACAGACCACTAGTGGATGCTTTCAATGCAAATTGCGATATAGGAACCTGCAAAATGAGACTTTTGAAGTTTGTTCCAGCATATTTTTAA